The following are from one region of the Ictalurus furcatus strain D&B chromosome 11, Billie_1.0, whole genome shotgun sequence genome:
- the dnai4 gene encoding dynein axonemal intermediate chain 4 — MSNTTAKQVRPTAKVTRSSRVMNQSGSGTLRINRSSTNRRIVNASVSRRSFSLARDSKVLDKGSVQTPKHTVQVFDETGKDVTPQPLYQLEPGATQTKQSKIFPGHDASEGTVSDFLSTVYHTMSASSAGPFTMSVFGSTLVSSHSAMESVSDEIEEISAKQETLISLSELKIKSEEQIKEPLLDNPVDIYLTETEIMCFLDIPAVSVSVDSKEAEAVKKRNKAYAEICKSRQGNDKYVEREMQTINAASKSKEVQSDHIIKVEKGSMATSWDIYDLSVSSSRAEDSEGSNTDKEKPSSPDVSSSQTHLESNRGLQRTMSRVSATSTVSTASSQRQMEASTAQMEDEPDPEQILPSEKFQQSLQVMERMVLLNIYQHKLAAYRGLSILPDPDHVEDMVPDKEENSLNPALELLWTFSCEPTKGHSVTSMAWNKKNPDILAVGYGRVDFKDQKSGLVCVWSLKNPTWPERIFNCKTSVTSLDFSASNPSQLAVGLYDGTIAIYNVQGTKAALVCDNRDCSQKHTAPVWQVKWINRIQSPSGEDKRETLFSVSADARISEWFLHQGLDCTDILKLKRIRNEKTEQDWRHEPFISRWAVGLCFDFHPHDSNMYLVGTEEGHIHECSCSYNEQFLETYTNHLGPVYKVTWSPFCPDIFLSCSADWTIQLWSQDHFTPVLSFTSIKEPVYDIMWSPRWATVFGVVNKDRVEIWDLGASILNPTLVSEAIPGMNPTSLLFAMKTDCVLVGDSEGQVSVYKLKNFTAGEATEVDTLNNIVSSTLARQH, encoded by the exons ATGTCCAACACCACGGCAAAGCAAGTGAGACCTACTGCAAAAGTGACCCG ATCATCACGAGTGATGAATCAGTCAGGATCTGGAACACTCCGTATAAACCGAAGTTCCACAAACAGGAGGATTGTCAATGCGTCTGTGAGCCGAAGGAGCTTCTCTTTAGCAAGAGACAGTAAAGTTCTTGATAAAGGCTCCGTTCAAACCCCCAAACACACTGTACAG GTGTTTGATGAAACAGGGAAGGATGTCACTCCTCAGCCTCTGTACCAGCTGGAACCCGGAGCCACGCAAACCAAACAGAGCAAAATATTCCCAGGACATGACGCATCAGAAGGGACCGTCTCTGACTTTCTGTCTACAGTGTACCACACCATGAGTGCGAGCTCTGCAGGACCCTTTACCAT GTCTGTTTTTGGGAGTACGTTAGTGTCGAGTCACTCTGCGATGGAATCGGTGAGCGATGAAATTGAGGAGATTTCTGCAAAACAGGAAACCTTGATTAGTCTCTCAG aactaAAGATCAAGAGTGAGGAACAAATCAAGGAGCCCCTGCTGGACAATCCAGTGGACATTTACCTCACTGAGACAGAGATCATGTGCTTCCTGGACATTCCTGCAGTGTCCGTATCTGTTGACTCAAAAGAGGCTGAAGCAGTCAA GAAACGGAACAAGGCATACGCAGAAATTTGCAAGAGCAGACAGGGAAATGATAAATATGTGGAGCGAGAAATGCAGACGATTAACGCAGCATCTAAATCTAAAGAAGTCCAAAGTGACCACATCATCAAGGTGGAAAAAG GTTCCATGGCCACCAGTTGGGACATCTATGACTTGTCTGTGAGCAGCAGCAGGGCAGAAGACTCAGAAGGAAGTAATACAGATAAAGAGAAACCCAGCAGCCCAGATGTCTCCTCCAGTCAGACTCACTTAGAGTCAAACAGAGGTCTCCAGAGAACCATGTCCAGAGTCAGTGCCACCAGTACGG TCAGTACCGCTAGCTCCCAAAGACAGATGGAGGCTTCCACAGCTCAGATGGAGGATGAGCCTGACCCAGAGCAGATCCTGCCCTCAGAGAAGTTCCAGCAGTCCTTGCAGGTGATGGAGAGGATGGTTCTGCTGAACATCTACCAACACAAACTAGCTGCCTACAGAGGGCTGTCCATACTGCCAG ATCCAGACCATGTAGAGGACATGGTACCGGATAAGGAAGAGAATTCGCTCAACCCAGCTCTGGAGCTTCTCTGGACCTTCAGCTGTGAGCCAACCAAGGGCCACAGTGTCACCAGCATGGCCTGGAACAAGAAAAATCCA GACATCCTGGCGGTGGGATACGGGCGGGTTGACTTCAAGGATCAGAAATCTGGGCTGGTCTGCGTCTGGTCTCTGAAGAATCCTACT TGGCCTGAGCGGATTTTCAACTGTAAAACAAGTGTAACATCCCTGGACTTCTCAGCCTCTAACCCCAGTCAGTTAGCAGTGGGCCTATATGATGGCACCATCGCCATCTACAACGTGCAGGGCACTAAGGCAGCACTGGTCTGTGACAACAG GGACTGTAGCCAAAAACACACAGCTCCAGTGTGGCAGGTGAAGTGGATCAATCGCATACAGAGTCCATCAGGAGAAGATAAAAGAGAGACACTGTTCTCTGTGTCTGCTGATGCGAGGATCAGTGAATGGTTCCTTCATCAAGGCCTTGACTGCACCG ATATTTTGAAGCTGAAGAGGATAAGGAACGAGAAAACGGAGCAAGATTGGAGGCATGAGCCATTCATCTCTCGCTGGGCGGTTGGACTGTGCTTCGATTTTCACCCCCAT GATTCCAACATGTATTTGGTGGGAACGGAAGAGGGACATATTCATGAATGCTCCTGTTCATACAACGAGCAGTTCTTGGAGACCTACACAAATCACCTA GGTCCTGTCTATAAGGTCACATGGTCACCATTTTGTCCAGACATCTTCCTCAGCTGTTCTGCAGACTGGACCATTCAGCTTTGGAGTCAGGATCACTTTACTCCCGTGCTGAGCTTCACTTCCATCAAGGAACCTGTGTATGATATCATGTGGTCCCCTCGCTGGGCTACTGTATTCGGGGTGGTCAACAAGGATAGAGTGGAAATCTGGGATCTGGGAGCTAGCAT TCTGAATCCGACATTAGTAAGTGAGGCCATTCCAGGGATGAACCCAACCTCTCTGCTATTTGCCATGAAGACAGACTGTGTTCTAGTAGGGGACAGTGAGGGCCAGGTCAGTGTCTACAAGCTGAAGAACTTCACAGCAGGAGAAGCAACAGAG gtgGACACACTGAATAACATAGTAAGCTCCACACTGGCCAGGCAgcactga
- the pars2 gene encoding probable proline--tRNA ligase, mitochondrial, protein MESLLHLCRGKACALLPRSLSKACRRSHHCHPQASQCSTRVSSKPVTLTPLVSRLFQPSNLREGQDMGDMTCRSQRLMMQAGLIYSSNPGCFYYLPAALRSMEKLVRLIDEEMQAIGGQKVDMPALCGAELWKQSGRWELMGKEMFRLRDRHDAEYCLGPTHEEAVTDLLASQSTLSYKQLPLLLYQVTRKFRDEQKPKFGLLRGREFYMKDMYSFDISEEAALHTYHSVCHAYSRLFDRLGLRWVQVQAATGNIGGTLSHEFHLPADIGEDRLLMCGNCGFSANVETVEVDQTDCPQCHMTDLTESKGIELGHTFYLGTKYSKVFNATFVNAQNKPTVTEMGCFGLGVNRILAASIEVLSSEESIRWPGLLAPYQVCILPPKKGSKASEAINLAEELTQSLGNSLPNLKGEVVLDDRTQLTIGKRLKDANMLGYPYVVVVGHKAMEEQPVFEVVCQHNGETMFLSKDALLHFLTGVETI, encoded by the exons ATGGAGTCGTTGTTGCACCTCTGTCGCGGCAAAGCATGTGCCCTGCTGCCCAGATCCCTGAGCAAAGCATGCAGAAGGAGTCACCACTGCCATCCACAAGCATCACAGTGCTCAACTCGTGTGTCCTCCAAACCAGTAACTCTGACACCTCTGGTATCACGGCTCTTCCAGCCTTCAAACCTGCGTGAAGGCCAGGATATGGGGGACATGACATGCCGAAGCCAGAGGCTGATGATGCAGGCTGGTCTCATTTACAGCTCCAACCCAGGCTGCTTCTACTACCTTCCTGCTGCCCTGCGCTCCATGGAGAAGCTAGTGAGGCTCATTGATGAGGAAATGCAGGCCATTGGTGGGCAGAAAGTGGACATGCCAGCTCTGTGTGGAGCGGAGCTCTGGAAGCAGAGTGGGCGCTGGGAGCTCATGGGGAAGGAGATGTTCAGGCTGCGGGATCGACACGACGCAGAGTACTGTCTCGGCCCAACACACGAGGAGGCAGTCACGGATTTGCTGGCATCTCAGAGCACGTTGTCTTATAAACAGCTGCCACTGCTGCTTTACCAG GTCACCCGGAAATTTCGCGATGAGCAGAAGCCGAAGTTCGGATTGCTCCGAGGCCGAGAGTTCTACATGAAAGACATGTATTCATTTGACATCAGTGAGGAAGCTGCTCTCCACACCTACCACTCTGTGTGCCACGCCTACTCTCGCTTGTTTGACCGCCTCGGGCTGAGGTGGGTACAGGTGCAGGCTGCTACAGGCAATATCGGGGGAACGCTCTCGCATGAGTTTCATCTGCCAGCTGATATAGGGGAAGACCGTCTGCTTATGTGCGGGAATTGCGGCTTCTCTGCTAATGTTGAAACTGTGGAAGTGGATCAAACTGACTGCCCTCAGTGCCACATGACCGATCTCACCGAGTCAAAAGGCATTGAACTGGGACATACCTTCTATCTTGGAACAAAATATTCCAAAGTGTTTAATGCCACGTTTGTTAATGCTCAGAACAAGCCTACAGTGACAGAGATGGGCTGTTTTGGCCTCGGTGTTAATCGCATCCTTGCTGCATCCATTGAAGTACTCTCCTCTGAGGAATCCATTCGCTGGCCTGGGCTACTCGCGCCTTATCAAGTGTGCATCCTGCCCCCGAAAAAGGGCAGCAAAGCCAGTGAAGCCATCAACTTGGCAGAAGAACTCACCCAAAGCTTAGGAAACAGTTTACCAAACCTGAAAGGAGAGGTGGTTCTGGATGACCGAACCCAGCTGACCATTGGGAAGCGGCTAAAAGACGCCAACATGCTGGGTTACCCATATGTGGTGGTGGTTGGGCATAAGGCCATGGAGGAGCAGCCTGTGTTTGAGGTGGTGTGTCAGCATAATGGAGAGACCATGTTCCTCAGTAAAGACGCTTTACTGCACTTTTTGACTGGAGTCGAGACAATCTAA